In Streptomyces sp. NBC_00878, a single window of DNA contains:
- a CDS encoding DUF3039 domain-containing protein has product MSTLEPETQPQRGTGTGTLVEPTPQTSHGDGDHERFAHYVQKDKIMASALDGTPVVALCGKVWVPGRDPKKYPVCPMCKEIYESMGAGGDEGKGGGDK; this is encoded by the coding sequence ATGAGCACTCTTGAGCCTGAGACCCAGCCCCAGCGAGGCACTGGGACGGGGACCCTCGTAGAGCCGACGCCGCAGACGTCGCACGGCGACGGGGACCACGAGCGCTTCGCCCACTACGTCCAGAAGGACAAGATCATGGCGAGCGCGCTGGACGGCACGCCCGTCGTGGCGCTCTGCGGCAAGGTGTGGGTCCCGGGCCGTGACCCGAAGAAGTACCCCGTGTGCCCCATGTGCAAGGAGATCTACGAGTCCATGGGCGCCGGCGGCGACGAGGGCAAGGGCGGCGGCGACAAGTAA
- a CDS encoding YqgE/AlgH family protein, with protein sequence MTEVSSLTGRLLVATPALADPNFDRAVVLLLDHDEEGSLGVVLNRPTPVDVGDILSGWADFAGEPGVVFQGGPVSLDSALGVAVIPGGASGERAPLGWRRVHGAIGLVDLEAPPELLASALGSLRIFAGYAGWGPGQLEDELVEGAWYVVESEPGDVSSPSPERLWREVLRRQRNELAMVATYPDDPSLN encoded by the coding sequence ATGACCGAGGTGTCCTCGCTCACAGGGCGGTTGCTCGTGGCCACACCCGCCCTGGCGGACCCCAACTTCGACCGCGCGGTCGTGCTGCTCCTCGACCACGACGAGGAGGGCTCTCTCGGCGTCGTCCTCAACCGCCCCACACCGGTGGACGTGGGCGACATCCTCTCGGGCTGGGCGGACTTCGCGGGCGAGCCGGGCGTGGTGTTCCAGGGCGGTCCGGTCTCGCTCGACTCGGCGCTCGGCGTGGCGGTGATCCCCGGGGGCGCGTCGGGGGAGCGGGCTCCGCTCGGCTGGCGCCGGGTGCACGGGGCGATCGGGCTCGTGGACCTGGAGGCCCCGCCGGAGCTGCTCGCCTCGGCCCTCGGTTCGCTCCGGATCTTCGCGGGATACGCGGGCTGGGGCCCCGGACAACTGGAGGACGAGCTCGTCGAGGGCGCCTGGTACGTCGTGGAGTCGGAGCCCGGAGACGTCTCCTCGCCCTCTCCGGAACGGCTGTGGCGCGAGGTACTGCGCCGCCAGCGCAACGAGTTGGCGATGGTGGCCACGTATCCGGACGACCCTTCGCTCAACTGA